One window from the genome of Trabulsiella odontotermitis encodes:
- the phnK gene encoding phosphonate C-P lyase system protein PhnK encodes MTQPLLSVNNLTHLYAPGKGFNDVSFELWPGEVLGIVGESGSGKTTLLKSISARLTPQQGEVVYQAQSLYGMSEAERRRLLRTEWGVVHQHPMDGLRRQVSAGGNIGERLMATGARHYGNIRATAQQWLEEVEIPASRIDDLPTTFSGGMQQRLQIARNLVTHPKLVFMDEPTGGLDVSVQARLLDLLRGLVVELNLAVVIVTHDLGVARLLADRLMVMKEGQVVESGLTDRVLDDPHHPYTQLLVSSVLQN; translated from the coding sequence ATGACCCAACCGCTGCTTTCAGTCAACAATCTGACCCACCTGTACGCGCCGGGGAAAGGCTTTAACGACGTGTCATTCGAACTGTGGCCGGGCGAAGTGCTGGGTATCGTCGGCGAGTCCGGCTCCGGCAAAACCACGCTGCTGAAATCCATTTCTGCCCGCCTGACACCGCAGCAGGGCGAGGTGGTCTATCAGGCGCAATCACTGTATGGCATGAGTGAAGCGGAACGCCGCCGCCTGCTGCGCACCGAGTGGGGCGTGGTGCATCAGCATCCGATGGACGGCCTGCGCCGCCAGGTCTCGGCGGGCGGCAACATCGGTGAACGTCTGATGGCCACCGGCGCACGCCACTACGGCAACATTCGCGCGACGGCGCAGCAGTGGCTGGAAGAGGTAGAGATCCCCGCCTCACGCATCGACGATCTACCGACCACCTTCTCCGGCGGTATGCAGCAACGTCTGCAAATCGCCCGCAACCTGGTCACTCATCCGAAACTGGTGTTTATGGACGAGCCCACCGGCGGGCTGGACGTCTCCGTGCAGGCGCGTCTGCTCGATTTACTGCGCGGGCTGGTGGTGGAGTTGAACCTGGCGGTGGTGATTGTCACCCACGATCTCGGCGTCGCACGCCTGCTGGCCGACCGTCTGATGGTGATGAAAGAAGGTCAGGTGGTGGAAAGTGGATTAACTGACCGCGTGCTGGACGATCCGCATCATCCCTACACCCAGTTGCTGGTGTCATCGGTATTGCAGAATTGA
- the yjdP gene encoding DDRRRQL repeat protein YjdP encodes MKQHVAAILFSLLSLSSQLAHADVIDDAIGNIQQAINDAWKPDNNRDYDDDRDRDEGWERQMSDDRRRQYDDRRRQFEDRRRQLDDRQRQLDQERRQLEDEERRFEDDYAR; translated from the coding sequence ATGAAACAGCATGTAGCAGCGATTCTGTTCAGCCTGCTCTCATTGAGCAGCCAACTGGCTCACGCGGATGTGATTGACGACGCGATTGGTAATATCCAGCAGGCGATTAACGACGCCTGGAAACCCGACAACAACCGGGACTATGACGACGATCGCGATCGTGATGAGGGCTGGGAGCGGCAGATGAGCGACGATCGCCGCCGGCAATATGACGACCGTCGTCGCCAGTTCGAAGACCGACGCCGTCAACTTGATGACCGCCAGCGCCAGCTCGATCAGGAGCGACGCCAGCTGGAAGACGAAGAACGTCGTTTTGAGGATGATTACGCCCGTTAA
- the phnM gene encoding alpha-D-ribose 1-methylphosphonate 5-triphosphate diphosphatase, translating into MIINNVKLVLEDEVVHGSVDVRDGIIRAFAQTQSGLPEAMDGEGGWLLPGLIELHTDNLDKFFTPRPKVDWPAHSAMSSHDALMVSSGITTVLDAVAIGDVRDGGDRLENLEKMINAVEETQKRGLNRAEHRLHLRCELPHHTTLPLFEKLVDREPVTLVSLMDHSPGQRQFANLEKYREYYQGKYQLTDEQMARYEEEQLQLAARWSQPNREAIAAHCRQRGISLASHDDATRDHVVESHQIGSVIAEFPTTFEAAEASRQHGMNVLMGAPNIVRGGSHSGNVAAHQLASLGLLDILSSDYYPASLLDAAFRVADDHNNAFTLPQAIRLVSKNPAQSLNLHDRGVISEGKRADLVLAHRKSEHIHIDHVWRQGKRVY; encoded by the coding sequence ATGATTATCAATAACGTAAAGTTAGTGCTGGAAGATGAAGTTGTTCATGGTTCTGTCGACGTCAGGGATGGCATAATTCGCGCGTTTGCGCAGACCCAGAGCGGCCTGCCGGAAGCGATGGACGGTGAAGGCGGCTGGTTGTTGCCAGGCTTGATCGAGCTGCATACCGACAATCTGGATAAATTTTTTACGCCGCGTCCGAAAGTGGACTGGCCTGCCCACTCCGCGATGAGCAGCCATGATGCGCTGATGGTCTCAAGCGGGATCACCACTGTGCTGGATGCAGTCGCGATTGGCGACGTGCGCGACGGTGGCGATCGGCTGGAAAATCTTGAAAAGATGATTAACGCCGTCGAAGAGACGCAAAAACGCGGCCTAAATCGCGCCGAACATCGCCTGCATTTGCGCTGCGAGCTGCCGCATCACACCACCCTGCCGCTGTTTGAAAAGCTGGTCGATCGCGAGCCAGTGACGCTGGTGTCGCTGATGGATCACTCGCCAGGACAGCGTCAGTTCGCCAATCTTGAGAAGTACCGCGAGTATTATCAGGGCAAATACCAGCTGACCGATGAGCAGATGGCGCGTTACGAAGAAGAGCAGTTGCAGCTGGCCGCCCGCTGGTCGCAGCCCAACCGCGAAGCCATCGCCGCACACTGCCGCCAGCGGGGTATTTCACTGGCGAGCCATGACGACGCCACCCGCGATCATGTGGTGGAATCGCATCAAATTGGCAGTGTGATCGCCGAATTTCCTACCACGTTTGAAGCGGCAGAAGCGTCGCGACAGCATGGAATGAACGTACTTATGGGCGCGCCAAATATCGTGCGCGGCGGTTCGCACTCCGGCAACGTCGCGGCACACCAGTTGGCCTCGCTCGGTCTGCTGGATATTCTGTCGTCCGATTACTATCCGGCAAGCCTGCTGGATGCAGCGTTTCGCGTGGCAGACGATCACAACAACGCCTTCACACTGCCACAGGCCATCCGCCTGGTGTCGAAAAACCCGGCACAGTCGCTGAACCTGCACGATCGCGGCGTGATCAGCGAAGGTAAACGCGCTGACCTGGTGCTGGCGCACCGCAAAAGCGAACACATCCACATCGATCATGTCTGGCGTCAGGGCAAGAGGGTTTATTGA
- the phnP gene encoding phosphonate metabolism protein PhnP gives MSLILRLTGTGGAQLVPVFGCDCAACRRARQYPQHRRRPCSGVVSYNDAVTLLDAGIPDLMEHHPAGSFHQFLLTHYHMDHVQGLFPLRWGIDEPIPVYGPPDEEGCDDLFKHPGILDFSHTVEPFVVFDLQGLQVTPLPLIHSKLTFGYLLESAHSRVAWLTDTAGLPDKTLTFLRNNHPQVMVIDCSHEPRDETPRNHNDLNTIITIKAETGCPRVILTHISHRFDVWMMDNPLPEGIEAGFDGMEIMLD, from the coding sequence ATGAGTCTGATTCTTCGCTTAACCGGCACCGGAGGCGCGCAGTTAGTTCCGGTCTTTGGCTGCGATTGCGCCGCCTGCCGCCGCGCCCGCCAGTATCCTCAACATCGTCGCCGTCCGTGCAGCGGTGTGGTGAGCTACAACGATGCCGTCACCCTGCTGGACGCCGGGATCCCCGATCTGATGGAACATCACCCCGCTGGCAGTTTTCACCAGTTTTTACTCACCCACTACCATATGGATCATGTTCAGGGGCTGTTTCCGCTGCGCTGGGGCATTGACGAACCCATTCCGGTTTACGGACCGCCAGACGAAGAGGGTTGCGACGATCTGTTTAAACACCCGGGGATCCTGGATTTCAGCCACACCGTGGAACCGTTCGTGGTGTTTGACCTGCAGGGGCTTCAGGTCACGCCGCTGCCGCTTATCCACTCAAAACTGACCTTCGGCTATCTGCTGGAGTCTGCACACAGCCGCGTCGCGTGGCTTACCGACACCGCCGGGCTGCCCGACAAGACACTGACGTTTCTGCGCAATAATCATCCGCAGGTGATGGTGATTGACTGCAGCCACGAGCCGCGCGACGAAACGCCGCGCAACCATAACGATCTCAATACGATTATCACGATCAAAGCAGAGACAGGCTGCCCGCGGGTGATCCTGACGCATATCAGCCATCGTTTCGATGTCTGGATGATGGACAATCCACTCCCGGAAGGTATAGAAGCGGGGTTTGACGGCATGGAGATTATGCTGGATTAA
- the phnL gene encoding phosphonate C-P lyase system protein PhnL, translating to MIHVENVSKTFVLHQQNGVRLPVLQNASLTVSAGECVVLHGHSGSGKSTLLRSLYANYLPDDGHIHIKHGDEWVDLVTAPARKVVEVRKSTIGWVSQFLRVIPRISTLDVVMQPLINLGVPRDECAAKAARLLTRLNVPERLWHLAPSTFSGGEQQRVNIARGFIVDYPILLLDEPTASLDTKNSAAVVELITEAKARGAAIVGIFHDETVRNHVADRLHPMSTTS from the coding sequence ATGATCCACGTAGAAAACGTGAGTAAAACCTTTGTGCTCCACCAGCAAAACGGCGTGCGTCTGCCGGTGTTACAGAACGCATCGCTGACCGTCAGTGCCGGCGAATGCGTTGTGCTGCATGGTCATTCCGGCAGCGGTAAATCCACGCTGCTGCGTTCCCTGTACGCCAATTACCTGCCCGACGACGGTCATATCCACATTAAGCACGGCGACGAGTGGGTTGATCTGGTCACGGCACCCGCGCGAAAAGTGGTGGAAGTGCGTAAATCCACCATCGGCTGGGTCAGCCAGTTTCTGCGGGTGATCCCGCGGATTTCCACGCTGGACGTGGTCATGCAGCCGCTGATCAACCTCGGCGTGCCGCGCGACGAATGCGCCGCCAAAGCCGCTCGCCTGCTGACGCGCCTCAACGTGCCGGAACGCCTGTGGCATCTGGCGCCGTCGACCTTTTCCGGCGGCGAGCAACAGCGCGTCAACATCGCCCGCGGCTTTATCGTCGATTACCCGATTCTGCTGCTCGACGAACCTACGGCGTCACTGGATACAAAAAACAGTGCGGCAGTCGTTGAGCTTATCACCGAAGCAAAAGCGCGTGGTGCCGCGATTGTCGGTATTTTCCATGACGAAACGGTGCGTAACCACGTCGCCGATCGTCTCCATCCAATGAGTACAACATCATGA
- the phnN gene encoding ribose 1,5-bisphosphokinase has translation MAGKLVWLVGPSGSGKDSLLEALRVLEHPRILVAHRYITRPWNAGSENHVALSEQEFFTRAAQQLFALSWHANNFYYGVGVEIDVWLHAGFDVVVNGSRAHLPQAKARYGTALLPVCLHVSPEVLRERLELRGRENAKEIDQRLARAARYTPDNCHMLNNNGSLLQSVETFLSLIRQPVASQENPHACL, from the coding sequence ATGGCGGGAAAGCTGGTCTGGTTAGTGGGGCCGTCGGGCTCCGGTAAAGACAGTCTGCTGGAAGCGCTGCGCGTACTGGAACATCCGCGCATTCTGGTGGCGCATCGCTACATCACCCGGCCATGGAATGCGGGCAGCGAAAACCACGTTGCGCTGAGCGAACAGGAATTTTTTACCCGCGCCGCACAGCAGCTGTTTGCCCTGAGCTGGCACGCCAACAATTTTTACTATGGCGTCGGCGTGGAAATTGACGTCTGGTTGCATGCCGGGTTTGACGTGGTGGTGAACGGATCGCGGGCGCATCTTCCGCAGGCCAAAGCACGCTACGGCACGGCGCTGCTGCCGGTCTGTCTGCATGTGTCGCCTGAGGTATTGCGCGAGCGGCTTGAGCTTCGTGGTCGCGAGAACGCCAAAGAGATCGACCAGCGTCTGGCCCGGGCGGCGCGTTATACGCCGGATAACTGCCATATGCTGAATAACAACGGAAGTCTGCTACAGTCAGTGGAGACCTTTTTATCCCTGATCCGCCAGCCCGTTGCGTCACAAGAGAACCCTCATGCCTGCCTGTAA